One window from the genome of Mumia sp. ZJ1417 encodes:
- a CDS encoding DsbA family protein — protein MSTLARDKSRQMRAARAAELARKTRQRKVAKIVGILVILGLMAAIAIAVGRSLASDDSGDVTGKVVVPANVETGAFSVGDTDAPVTLDLYYDYMCPACGAFESTNAEDLSRLIDQGTIRVNLHVMAFLDEQSQGTEYSTRAGNAYAAVVDAAPDRVWAFHNGLYANQPHEGTEGLNDDQIASIALRAGVPADVVENFTEGVHRGWVAQSTQEAFDAGVTSTPTVKLNGDMFTGDWSAPDELTKAIETAAASGLR, from the coding sequence ATGAGCACCTTGGCCCGAGATAAGTCCCGCCAGATGCGCGCGGCACGTGCCGCCGAACTGGCTCGCAAGACGCGCCAGCGCAAGGTCGCCAAGATCGTGGGCATCCTGGTCATCCTTGGCCTGATGGCCGCGATCGCCATCGCCGTAGGCCGATCCCTAGCCAGCGACGACAGCGGAGACGTCACTGGGAAGGTCGTAGTCCCCGCCAACGTCGAGACAGGCGCCTTCTCGGTTGGTGACACCGACGCCCCGGTGACTCTCGACCTGTATTACGACTACATGTGCCCGGCCTGCGGTGCATTCGAGTCCACAAACGCCGAGGACCTCTCCCGCCTCATTGACCAGGGCACGATTCGTGTCAACCTGCATGTGATGGCTTTCCTCGACGAGCAGTCGCAGGGAACCGAGTACTCCACCCGCGCCGGTAATGCGTACGCGGCGGTTGTCGACGCCGCTCCGGACAGGGTATGGGCTTTCCACAATGGCCTGTACGCCAACCAACCGCACGAGGGGACCGAAGGCCTCAACGACGACCAGATCGCGAGCATCGCCCTCCGTGCAGGCGTCCCCGCGGACGTGGTGGAGAACTTCACCGAAGGCGTTCACCGTGGCTGGGTCGCGCAGAGCACCCAGGAGGCCTTCGACGCCGGCGTCACTAGCACGCCGACCGTGAAGCTCAATGGGGACATGTTCACAGGCGACTGGTCCGCCCCCGATGAGCTGACCAAGGCCATCGAGACCGCCGCGGCTTCTGGCCTTAGGTGA
- a CDS encoding nuclear transport factor 2 family protein: MREDSLPVIEIPTSEGVDRAAALARRWLPAFLAGRRADDDVYAAGVSTWHNIGEREAEIEQTPSRTRQEQAGADLRVEDVRVKVFDGGWVLQSVAVGTNADGAPVRIPSCLVVTLREGKIARFEEYADSRATERLFGAR; encoded by the coding sequence ATGCGTGAGGACAGCCTTCCTGTGATCGAGATACCGACGTCCGAAGGCGTCGACCGCGCGGCCGCCCTCGCCCGCCGCTGGCTCCCCGCCTTCCTCGCCGGCCGCCGGGCGGACGACGACGTCTACGCCGCGGGGGTGAGCACGTGGCACAACATCGGGGAGCGGGAGGCGGAGATCGAGCAGACCCCCTCCCGGACGCGACAGGAGCAGGCAGGAGCGGACCTCCGCGTCGAGGACGTACGGGTGAAGGTCTTCGACGGCGGGTGGGTCCTGCAGTCGGTGGCGGTCGGGACGAACGCCGACGGTGCCCCGGTGCGCATCCCGTCCTGCCTCGTCGTCACGCTGCGCGAGGGCAAGATCGCGAGGTTCGAGGAGTACGCCGACTCCCGAGCAACGGAGCGGCTGTTCGGGGCGCGCTGA
- a CDS encoding DUF429 domain-containing protein, translated as MYFVGVDLAWGERKPTGLAVLDPEGRLVHVSAAKTDDEIATALEPYIEGDCLVAIDAPLIVTNLTGNRPAEAALNRDFARFDAGAHPSNTSKPEFAEKPRGARLAARLGLDMNPRSGRPRRAIEVYPHPATVALFRLGRTLKYKNKPGRDLEQLRAELVVLLGLVEGLSAADPRMVVDTPEAGGAWRALRTAAESAERKSELRVVEDQVDAVLCAYVGLFATRHPDEATTYGDFETGYIVTPSLPEGLVPAPRAKRIVAPTHDPQSAVREYAERQPRLQASADEFVRLVTSILDDAGINYLTVTGRAKSVASFADKAGRTVDGVPFYADPLREITDQIGLRVITYVQSDVQAVVDLLDDQVVVHDDRDMGRETASEGRFGYASRHLLIGLDEEGTAQHPALAGLRAQVQVRTVLQHAWAEFEHDIRYKGTVPDEHVPDLDRRFTLAAGLLELADREFSTIRERLHGSLSDSGSEETHEDPRITPRELAAFLAGQYPDAGWSRTDHYDWISELLLELGITSLRELGEVLRSVDSDALAERMGYRYPPGAVRRLDDALLWVHGDQYVALQSNAHRVPSLRARLAKMRATGPHLESTAT; from the coding sequence ATGTACTTCGTCGGCGTCGATCTCGCGTGGGGTGAGCGCAAGCCCACGGGCCTGGCAGTTCTCGACCCCGAAGGCCGGCTCGTGCACGTGTCGGCCGCTAAGACCGACGACGAGATCGCCACGGCGCTGGAGCCGTACATCGAGGGCGACTGCCTGGTCGCGATCGATGCGCCGCTCATCGTCACCAACCTCACGGGGAACCGACCCGCCGAGGCCGCGCTCAACCGCGACTTCGCCCGGTTCGACGCCGGCGCACATCCCTCCAACACGAGCAAGCCGGAGTTCGCCGAGAAGCCCCGCGGCGCACGCTTGGCGGCCCGCCTCGGACTGGACATGAACCCCCGCTCAGGCCGTCCGCGTCGCGCGATCGAGGTCTACCCGCATCCCGCGACGGTGGCGCTGTTCCGGCTCGGACGGACGTTGAAGTACAAGAACAAGCCCGGCCGCGACCTCGAACAGCTCCGCGCCGAGCTGGTGGTGCTGCTCGGACTCGTCGAGGGCCTGAGCGCCGCCGACCCGCGCATGGTCGTCGACACCCCCGAGGCGGGCGGCGCGTGGCGTGCACTACGCACGGCTGCGGAGTCGGCTGAGCGCAAGAGCGAGCTGCGCGTCGTGGAGGACCAGGTCGATGCGGTGCTGTGCGCGTACGTCGGACTCTTCGCGACCCGCCACCCGGACGAGGCCACGACGTACGGCGACTTCGAGACCGGCTACATCGTCACCCCGAGCCTCCCTGAGGGGCTGGTCCCAGCCCCTAGGGCGAAGCGGATCGTGGCGCCGACGCACGACCCACAGTCCGCGGTGCGCGAGTACGCCGAGCGGCAGCCTCGGCTGCAGGCCAGTGCTGACGAGTTCGTCCGCCTGGTGACGTCGATCCTCGACGACGCCGGCATCAACTACCTGACCGTGACCGGGCGGGCGAAGTCGGTCGCGTCGTTCGCCGACAAGGCGGGGCGCACGGTGGACGGGGTGCCCTTCTATGCCGACCCGTTGCGGGAGATCACCGACCAGATCGGACTCCGGGTCATCACTTACGTGCAGAGCGACGTCCAGGCCGTCGTTGACCTGCTGGACGACCAGGTCGTCGTCCACGACGACCGTGACATGGGTCGGGAGACGGCGAGCGAGGGCCGCTTCGGGTACGCCAGCCGGCACCTGCTGATCGGCCTCGACGAGGAGGGGACGGCACAGCATCCCGCCTTGGCCGGGCTGCGCGCGCAGGTCCAGGTCCGTACGGTGCTGCAGCACGCCTGGGCAGAGTTCGAGCACGACATCCGCTACAAGGGCACCGTCCCGGACGAGCACGTCCCCGACCTCGACCGGAGGTTCACCCTCGCGGCGGGGCTGCTGGAGCTCGCCGACCGGGAGTTCTCGACGATCCGGGAGAGACTCCACGGGTCGCTCAGCGACAGCGGGTCTGAGGAGACCCACGAGGACCCGCGCATCACCCCGCGCGAGCTCGCAGCGTTCCTGGCTGGCCAGTATCCCGATGCCGGATGGTCACGGACCGACCACTACGACTGGATCTCCGAGCTGCTCCTCGAGCTGGGGATCACATCGCTGCGCGAGCTCGGCGAGGTCCTTCGCTCGGTCGACTCCGACGCCCTCGCCGAGCGGATGGGCTACCGCTATCCGCCCGGTGCGGTCCGACGGCTCGATGACGCCCTGTTGTGGGTCCACGGTGATCAGTACGTCGCCCTGCAGTCGAACGCGCACCGCGTGCCCTCGCTGCGGGCCAGGCTCGCCAAGATGCGCGCCACGGGGCCGCACTTGGAAAGCACGGCGACCTGA
- a CDS encoding TetR/AcrR family transcriptional regulator — MPRPDARNHLLDAAERLFAEHGVHTVSDRHVAEAAGNSNHSAVHYYFGGRTGLLQALLDRHRAAVEPAQQSMFAKSDSLLGDIRALVIPLTDVLATLPAHSWRARFLDQAIHDPTVGSLVRTSAGSSSQITASAADRLAHLDRSIVDARAKLMTHVVSTACADIEARAATSDVPALWAEAGTFLCDAIAGMLQAPITTP; from the coding sequence ATGCCACGTCCTGACGCCCGGAACCACCTCCTGGACGCCGCCGAACGCCTCTTCGCCGAGCACGGGGTCCACACCGTCTCCGACCGCCATGTCGCCGAAGCTGCGGGGAACAGCAACCACTCCGCGGTCCACTACTACTTCGGTGGTCGTACGGGGCTCCTCCAGGCGTTGCTGGATCGGCACCGTGCCGCCGTCGAGCCCGCCCAGCAGTCCATGTTCGCGAAGTCGGACTCGCTGCTCGGCGACATCCGAGCCCTGGTCATCCCGCTCACCGACGTGCTCGCCACGCTTCCCGCCCACTCGTGGCGGGCGCGGTTCCTGGACCAGGCCATCCACGACCCCACCGTTGGGTCCTTGGTGCGTACCAGTGCAGGCAGCTCCTCGCAGATCACCGCGTCGGCCGCCGACCGGCTGGCACATCTCGACCGGTCGATCGTCGACGCACGAGCGAAGCTGATGACCCACGTCGTCAGCACGGCCTGTGCCGATATCGAGGCCCGTGCGGCGACGTCTGACGTGCCGGCGCTCTGGGCGGAGGCCGGTACGTTCTTGTGCGACGCGATCGCTGGCATGCTCCAGGCTCCGATCACCACGCCGTAG
- a CDS encoding oxygenase MpaB family protein: MTLGAALGLATVVNPSAAWSWSPAASIAGTGAGVDPQWVWDDDIDRIMASVIDNGQVPAVNNAIGPWVNNNHPIPSGLPPELAAFLTDSAKLPTWANMTKLRRAADFNRRKDSYLFFIYGIGGGIMSTVIPREARSVYWSKGGADMQDRAAKTFTFGYDLSDLNAFEPSGQFLVTSNKTRMVHAAVRHMLPQSPYWKAVADEQIPISNADILVTFHSTGTFAHKKMKEWGVRMSAADEEAFLHSWQVALHMLGVRDEYIPATWAAAHAQAAQVLTPILAPTPEGKVLAEVLLGLTAQIDLGVTRGFLNEFARYQLGNDIGDWLGLKRDYVSAGVIKAGWPAYVAFREGLIPIMPTTFRVFDQFIKAIAMAFLNNGGSGTTTPITIPDMNRPGV; encoded by the coding sequence TTGACTCTCGGAGCCGCGCTCGGACTAGCAACGGTCGTCAACCCCTCTGCGGCATGGTCATGGTCACCAGCCGCGTCCATCGCCGGCACCGGGGCAGGCGTCGATCCTCAGTGGGTCTGGGACGACGACATCGACCGGATCATGGCGTCGGTCATCGACAACGGTCAGGTCCCGGCGGTCAACAACGCGATCGGCCCCTGGGTCAACAACAACCATCCGATCCCCAGCGGCCTCCCGCCGGAGCTCGCGGCCTTCCTGACGGACTCCGCAAAGCTCCCGACCTGGGCCAACATGACGAAGCTGCGGCGCGCAGCCGACTTCAACCGCCGCAAGGACTCCTACCTGTTCTTCATCTACGGGATCGGCGGCGGCATCATGAGCACCGTCATCCCGCGAGAGGCCAGGTCGGTCTACTGGTCCAAGGGCGGCGCCGACATGCAGGACCGCGCGGCGAAGACGTTCACCTTTGGGTACGACCTGAGCGACCTCAACGCCTTCGAACCGAGCGGCCAGTTCCTGGTCACCTCGAACAAGACCCGGATGGTGCACGCGGCCGTCCGCCACATGCTCCCGCAGTCGCCGTACTGGAAGGCCGTTGCGGACGAGCAGATCCCGATCAGCAACGCCGACATCCTCGTCACCTTCCACAGCACCGGCACGTTCGCCCACAAGAAGATGAAGGAGTGGGGCGTCCGGATGTCGGCCGCCGACGAGGAGGCCTTCCTCCACTCCTGGCAGGTCGCCCTGCACATGCTCGGCGTGCGAGACGAATACATCCCGGCCACGTGGGCCGCCGCGCACGCCCAGGCGGCGCAGGTGCTCACGCCGATCCTGGCACCCACCCCTGAGGGCAAGGTGCTTGCCGAGGTCCTCCTAGGCCTCACGGCACAGATCGATCTCGGGGTCACGCGCGGATTCCTCAACGAGTTCGCGCGCTATCAGCTCGGCAACGACATCGGCGACTGGCTCGGGCTCAAGCGGGACTACGTCTCGGCGGGAGTGATCAAGGCCGGCTGGCCGGCGTACGTCGCCTTCCGCGAGGGCCTGATCCCGATCATGCCGACGACGTTCCGCGTGTTCGACCAGTTCATCAAGGCGATCGCCATGGCGTTCCTCAACAACGGAGGGTCCGGGACCACCACGCCCATCACCATTCCCGACATGAACCGACCTGGCGTCTGA
- a CDS encoding vitamin K epoxide reductase family protein: MTATVLVDRTRRSGAAIWVVMLLSSIVSLVASFVLAVEAITLAENPSAELGCDINAVLSCGTVASSWQASVFGFPNAFLGLIAEPVVITIAVAALSGVRFKRWFMLAAQLFYTLGLALAYWLFYQAMFNIGALCPWCLLITVATTLVFFEMTRVNIRDNNLYLPPRIQQTLSSAVQWNLDVMVVIAWLLALVLLIVVKYGNALFS; the protein is encoded by the coding sequence ATGACCGCTACCGTCCTGGTCGATCGGACGCGCCGCAGCGGCGCCGCCATCTGGGTGGTGATGCTGCTGTCGTCGATCGTCAGCCTCGTCGCCTCGTTCGTGCTCGCCGTCGAAGCGATCACTCTCGCCGAGAACCCGAGCGCCGAACTTGGCTGCGACATCAACGCAGTCCTCAGCTGCGGCACCGTCGCGTCGTCGTGGCAAGCCTCAGTGTTCGGCTTCCCCAACGCCTTTCTCGGGCTGATCGCGGAACCAGTCGTCATCACGATCGCGGTCGCCGCCCTGTCCGGCGTGAGGTTCAAACGCTGGTTCATGCTCGCCGCCCAGCTCTTCTACACCCTCGGTCTCGCGCTGGCGTACTGGCTGTTCTACCAGGCGATGTTCAACATCGGTGCCCTGTGCCCGTGGTGCCTGCTGATCACGGTCGCCACCACGCTCGTCTTCTTCGAGATGACGCGTGTCAACATCCGCGACAACAACCTGTACCTGCCCCCTCGGATACAGCAAACCTTGTCTTCTGCGGTGCAGTGGAACCTCGACGTGATGGTCGTCATCGCTTGGCTGTTGGCTCTCGTTCTCCTGATCGTCGTGAAGTACGGCAACGCATTGTTCTCCTGA
- a CDS encoding TetR/AcrR family transcriptional regulator produces MELLPGRTGRYAAGAHAPSQAAAAPTRPRNRRQLIIDAAGRVFNERGYYAASMEEIADRVGITAPALYRHFPNKYTLFAECVTFMADGLLEALEELSSEASLEELFTAATRVTIAHRATGGVYRWEARYLNPDDRRVLRRKFAYVVGRVAEEVRVESGASDADVRAAAALGAIGSITMHRTRISPSRAEELLVDAALRVVATEPSRAVTESSVGVPAQPVPRTRRAEILAAAIPLFERDGFAHVTLGRIAEVVGIAPSAIYRHYPGKVDILAAACLQAAGLLSQAVDQALMGCPDPHDAVVALAATYVAYSFEHRALTSVAEAELAGLPAGLQRPLVLAQRDHIAIWEQQLRAVRPDLNDRQARVLVHAGFGVVVEAGRRLRWEDTPDHRSAVTALMVSALGWRPEA; encoded by the coding sequence ATGGAACTGCTGCCGGGGCGTACGGGGCGGTACGCCGCCGGTGCCCACGCACCTTCGCAGGCCGCGGCCGCGCCGACGCGCCCGCGGAACCGGCGGCAGCTCATCATCGACGCCGCGGGCCGGGTCTTCAACGAGCGGGGCTACTACGCCGCGTCCATGGAGGAGATCGCCGACAGGGTCGGCATCACAGCACCCGCGCTCTATCGCCACTTCCCTAACAAGTACACGCTGTTCGCCGAGTGCGTGACCTTCATGGCGGACGGACTGCTCGAGGCGCTCGAGGAGCTGTCGTCCGAGGCGAGCCTCGAGGAGCTGTTCACCGCCGCGACCCGCGTGACGATTGCGCACCGGGCCACGGGTGGCGTGTATCGCTGGGAGGCGCGCTACCTGAATCCGGACGATCGACGGGTGCTCAGGCGAAAGTTCGCGTACGTCGTCGGCCGGGTCGCCGAGGAGGTGCGAGTCGAGTCGGGTGCCTCCGACGCGGACGTGCGCGCCGCCGCCGCGCTCGGCGCCATCGGCTCGATCACCATGCACCGCACGCGCATCTCACCCTCGCGTGCAGAGGAGCTGCTCGTCGACGCTGCCTTGAGGGTGGTGGCGACCGAGCCGTCTCGCGCTGTCACCGAGTCGTCGGTCGGTGTTCCTGCGCAGCCGGTGCCCCGGACCCGGCGGGCCGAGATCTTGGCTGCTGCCATCCCGTTGTTCGAGCGCGACGGCTTTGCTCACGTGACGCTGGGCCGGATCGCCGAGGTCGTCGGGATCGCACCCTCGGCGATCTACCGCCACTATCCCGGCAAGGTCGACATCCTGGCTGCGGCGTGCCTCCAGGCCGCCGGGCTGCTGTCCCAGGCCGTCGACCAGGCGCTGATGGGTTGCCCCGACCCGCACGATGCTGTGGTCGCCCTGGCAGCGACGTACGTGGCGTACAGCTTCGAGCACCGGGCGCTCACCAGCGTCGCCGAGGCCGAGCTCGCCGGCCTGCCCGCCGGGCTTCAGCGGCCGCTCGTCCTCGCACAGCGCGACCACATCGCGATCTGGGAGCAGCAGCTGAGGGCCGTACGGCCAGATCTCAACGACAGGCAGGCCCGAGTGCTGGTCCACGCCGGGTTCGGGGTCGTGGTGGAGGCCGGACGCAGGCTGCGCTGGGAGGACACGCCAGACCACCGCAGCGCCGTCACCGCGCTGATGGTCAGTGCCCTGGGGTGGCGGCCCGAGGCGTAG
- a CDS encoding ABC transporter permease, which produces MASSVDPAPPAPTDPAAKYPPPPPETPAERKGRLVALFVMPFLIVTMMYATYMGTMHSPHARDLPVAVVGVGAGVQQFADDLQESSGDALEVRTVDTLPEAQELIRDQEITGAIEVPVAGASATIHRAMAAGASQASLVDKALTPAAVAEGWQVETVDVVPLADGDGSGTLVLFAAMGMMLAGYVPLSTLLSGLPNLLRLRRFLPLALGWGAFTSSLIWLILGPIVGAVDGHYPLFLGIGTLAVTAVGVTQLMFTKVLGPFAVLLGMLLWVVFGMPASNLAMSIHSMPEMFQWLHGVLPLPAAGEALRSVLYFGGAGVWKHVVTLAVWLVAALLLAALKERRSGELIIAGPLYTAPDAPLPALPGGPVARYRTRLVAALMFPLTIVVTVVTMMSFSMHEPDVNDLPVAVVAAHAQAEQLVAGLEPELGEYVDLSIVEDRDEAADLLRSQEIVAAYVLPQAAGESPTLVTAGGAGASQQTVVTQMFTPIAAASGSELALEDVAPLSENDVNGSNSLYVGMGWIMAGFLFFAVMRGGAPDLTRTRQLLPLVAGWSVGISVWLWFLFDVLIGAVNGHALEMIGYGSLTVFAVAWASAVLTRTLGLFGLIPVMIVVMLAGVPASGGGLSLYMVPEFFRPLADILPLPAAVDLARSVVYLDGTGVGGNLLVLGIWGVVGLLLNLLVVDPWLSRKNAQPPAPLGPKYTPERGSKQKPVSRDEDGDKERDALAPVGASPVGTA; this is translated from the coding sequence TTGGCGTCCAGCGTCGACCCAGCACCCCCGGCTCCCACTGATCCGGCGGCGAAGTACCCACCCCCGCCGCCGGAGACACCGGCGGAGCGCAAGGGCCGGCTCGTCGCGCTCTTCGTGATGCCGTTCCTGATCGTGACCATGATGTACGCGACGTACATGGGCACCATGCACAGCCCGCACGCCCGAGACCTTCCGGTCGCCGTCGTGGGCGTGGGCGCGGGCGTCCAGCAGTTCGCGGACGACCTCCAGGAGAGCTCCGGCGACGCACTCGAGGTGCGCACGGTGGACACGCTGCCCGAGGCTCAGGAGCTCATCCGCGACCAGGAGATCACGGGGGCGATCGAGGTCCCCGTCGCCGGCGCGAGTGCGACCATCCATCGCGCCATGGCCGCCGGCGCGTCCCAGGCGAGCCTCGTCGACAAGGCGCTGACGCCCGCCGCGGTCGCGGAGGGCTGGCAGGTCGAGACGGTCGACGTGGTGCCACTGGCCGACGGCGACGGATCTGGCACCCTCGTGCTCTTCGCGGCGATGGGGATGATGCTGGCGGGATACGTTCCGCTGAGCACGCTCCTGTCCGGCCTGCCGAACCTGCTGCGGCTGCGCCGGTTCCTCCCCCTCGCGCTCGGCTGGGGCGCATTCACCAGCTCCCTGATCTGGCTGATCCTCGGCCCGATCGTCGGTGCCGTCGACGGCCACTACCCGCTGTTCCTCGGGATCGGCACGCTGGCGGTCACCGCAGTCGGCGTCACGCAGCTGATGTTCACCAAGGTGCTCGGTCCGTTCGCGGTCCTGCTCGGCATGCTGCTCTGGGTCGTGTTCGGGATGCCGGCGTCCAACCTGGCCATGTCGATCCACTCGATGCCCGAGATGTTCCAGTGGCTGCACGGCGTACTCCCACTGCCTGCTGCAGGGGAGGCACTGCGCTCGGTCCTCTACTTCGGCGGCGCCGGAGTCTGGAAGCACGTCGTCACCCTCGCCGTGTGGCTGGTCGCCGCGCTCCTCCTTGCCGCGCTCAAGGAGCGTCGATCCGGCGAGCTCATCATCGCCGGCCCGCTCTACACGGCTCCAGACGCGCCACTGCCTGCCCTGCCAGGAGGGCCCGTCGCGCGCTACCGCACCCGTCTCGTCGCGGCCCTCATGTTTCCCCTCACGATCGTCGTGACGGTCGTGACGATGATGAGCTTCTCGATGCACGAGCCGGACGTGAACGACCTCCCAGTGGCGGTGGTCGCAGCGCATGCCCAGGCCGAGCAGCTCGTGGCAGGACTGGAGCCGGAGCTCGGCGAGTACGTCGACCTCAGCATCGTCGAAGATCGCGACGAGGCGGCCGACCTCCTCCGCAGCCAGGAGATCGTGGCCGCGTACGTGCTGCCCCAGGCGGCCGGAGAGAGCCCCACGCTCGTCACCGCCGGCGGCGCCGGCGCCAGCCAGCAGACCGTCGTCACCCAGATGTTCACCCCGATCGCCGCAGCCAGCGGCAGCGAGCTCGCGCTCGAGGACGTCGCACCGCTCTCGGAGAACGACGTCAACGGCAGCAACAGCCTCTACGTCGGCATGGGCTGGATCATGGCCGGGTTCCTCTTCTTCGCCGTCATGCGCGGCGGGGCACCCGACCTCACTCGGACCCGGCAGCTCCTCCCGCTCGTCGCGGGCTGGTCGGTCGGCATCTCGGTCTGGCTGTGGTTCCTCTTCGACGTCCTGATCGGAGCAGTCAACGGACACGCCCTCGAGATGATCGGCTACGGCTCACTGACCGTGTTCGCCGTCGCATGGGCCAGTGCCGTGCTCACGCGGACGCTCGGGCTGTTCGGACTGATCCCGGTGATGATCGTGGTGATGCTCGCCGGAGTGCCCGCGTCGGGTGGCGGTCTGTCCCTCTACATGGTTCCTGAGTTCTTCAGGCCCCTCGCAGACATCCTGCCGCTGCCGGCCGCGGTCGACCTCGCCCGATCGGTGGTCTATCTCGACGGCACCGGGGTCGGAGGCAACCTGTTGGTCCTCGGGATCTGGGGCGTCGTCGGTCTGCTGCTCAACCTGCTCGTCGTCGACCCGTGGCTGAGCCGGAAGAATGCCCAGCCGCCAGCCCCCCTCGGCCCGAAGTACACGCCTGAGCGCGGGAGCAAGCAGAAGCCGGTCAGCCGTGACGAGGACGGCGACAAGGAGCGCGACGCCTTGGCACCGGTAGGTGCTTCGCCCGTGGGGACAGCCTGA